Proteins encoded within one genomic window of Anopheles gambiae chromosome 3, idAnoGambNW_F1_1, whole genome shotgun sequence:
- the LOC5668285 gene encoding neurogenic protein mastermind isoform X3 has protein sequence MSRPCRIASVATVPANYRLGPCELPLPDQWLVHTQLSQSTQSSQASFYAASQSGGQSLGGLGGLSTAATLPIQQHSSSTSNQQHQQNHQQQQQQPPSLPSQLQNQITAGAVTPGAAPASQLQSQSKIMNVVVPSVACPPTASKKIRRKPDAKQPQSQINKCNNEKRRRELENEYIEQLGEFLQIKRDMTACKPDKAAILSEVVRTFRHMLEQGNPNLTGSRCSKCSPDCSASCKLHPVQQGEVSSTEPPLPEPSVNGHSPEKSAYFEAVQHYISNVGWALLEINSEGVIECATENVRDVLHYSRTELHGQSIYSYLHTGDHSKLSPILNKNSFELNWDQNEMFYQTPKRTIRTKIRWLLRAPEGANETIEQKQQRLEKYKDLLIISAPVKDDTEESSSVLCLITLPEDDQATIETTTMPQTLDEQLTLKLDTSGNIIDYNSSTLRKQFAGNLTKESIRSIYDLCHYQDRPRLNEHLGNVRSSNGTPHELTYRLRLGGPDVYVHVKTQSKLFRCTKPNETDFIMAICTVLTENEVAMLSADSGAMAMGVGGSSSGGLSAAMSGSNINNNNGNSSSSSNPTSSSSSLGLLMPSTSGTVTGGGLNGSNDVVARHMAQITQGVSNMGGPLMSSVLNGGGGSTVGTGSNASGMLGGGGMTGGSMSVAGGGMAGPGGTTPGSAGGSGLGGGGGMGAGAGGMGPSAGSMGSIVSPRSNPNSSSLLCGPNSDSSNFFNTEFELDFPHSTFDMEAVGVGWDSRPDSRTSVTPVSTPRPPSVSAYSPAAAPMCASPMTPYYSGSTMGGMPSPSNNNNNGVPGGGGGGSSGSSGGGLMNPSLSLNNNNNNTNNNNTGTPFGTNAFQFPFEDSKDKLQDLQQQQQQQQQQQHHHPHMSPMQQHQSAMSAQQQQMVQRQQHHQQQQQQQHLQQHLQQQSQPPSNTHDSERLRNLLTTKRPHSNASSSSGLDMDHDHRNPNRILKGLLNSEEDKDTNGNKLSTASLSQRIPQSVRASTQGSNNGGGGGGVSGLGLATRAGNETNKSGSNNMLLQLLNDKSDDDESDARNRQGPSELLKQLQKVKDEPKEHNPPPLNNEELIQMLRVQSNDRKRPSTEPDEGAAVKRTDNRPSKLRERNKMLASLLANPAKAPMPMQTAMPFNRIIPDIPNSGLARQLTNVSSSTAPNQTLNNNNLTTSNNNLKQVQQLNQMRLQQQQQQQQQQQQQMRKSAMPSQSQQPPTSSDIYLNHQQQQQQHHHQQHPQTHPQHLQQHHAQQHQQQHHAQASMLQQQQMLAAQRQQNFSPAIQDAGIGSAGGGSFATATPATSTQLVSEWDPELNEILNHVIEIAPEGDFAESELNSILGLSPIESSTSSVVPSQSSTQPDIHEKLAINAIQKSLMQYENVSSPLQPQPQPQFSGSPPAYPMHSMAGGANSSGSGAGSSGGGGGGGGGGGGMSGVGPTGSGPGSSGGTGGPGMNSGSSGMQSSQAGPNQNFTPPPVYTQRMRIPQGQLGGGNNPGVPQNLLAMQKLQHQSRDRILQEQQRTRLLQQQQKQQMVVTVNSAANADLGPPNVTLTRANNVPDSQLSPGFSPSLMQQQLSPSQRTQLSPQQAGFQGNPFNNNPGHRLSPQLQQMVSGFGNAGGNVNQQLSPRQPPFGGGVGGPAVNQPNVVVPGQSPQQQQQQQQQQQQQQQQQQQWQQNANARLSIQQQNPMLNAQLSSVGGFNPAANRQFVGPPQRQRGTLNSPGTPRQQQNAFGGTMVDGGGFPGPPSPSPVGVSAPNFANPVYANQQMRLQRQGSVPPQSTQHLPGLNGGHNIGGGGGNSIGGGGGGNGGGGGGGNGPGLSNGTNAPNTGLNHSELVRQELRAIVSGRAHRPPSHSPHMGLSPLGAMSLHGCGPGEGGGSSNGGNHTGSNATSTVGSSNGTCGGSLSNASSAMLGGIGGGGGSVGGGGGSNGGGGTARTSMADAGTSGAMLHSGGSTAGLDSSMLYNFHLTQKEFFGGNTSR, from the exons ATGAGTCGCCCGTGCAGGATCGCCAGTGTGGCGACGGTTCCGGCGAACTATAG GCTTGGCCCATGTGAACTACCACTGCCGGACCAGTGGCTTGTGCATACACAACTGTCGCAGTCAACGCAATCGTCTCAAGCATCGTTCTACGCCGCGTCGCAATCCGGTGGCCAAAGTTTGGGCGGACTCGGTGGACTGTCAACAGCCGCAACACTGCCGATACAGCAACATTCCTCCAGTACCAGtaaccagcagcaccagcagaatcaccaacagcagcagcagcagcccccgTCGCTGCCATCTCAGTTGCAAAACCAAATCACTGCCGGCGCAGTTACACCGGGAGCAGCTCCAGCATCACAACTGCAGAGTCAGTCAAAAATAATGAATGTCGTCGTACCATCCGTGGCCTGTCCGCCTACCGCATCGAAAAAGATTCGCCGCAAACCAGACGCGAAG CAGCCACAGTCACAGATCAACAAGTGCAACAACGAGAAACGTCGCCGAGAGCTTGAAAATGAATATATTGAACAACTTGGCGAGTTCCTGCAGATCAAGCGGGATATGACCGCCTGCAAACCAGACAAAGCGGCAATACTAAGTGAAGTTGTACGAACG TTTCGTCATATGCTAGAGCAAGGAAACCCGAATCTCACTGGTTCGCGGTGTTCCAAATGCTCGCCGGATTGCTCCGCCTCCTGCAAACTGCACCCGGTGCAACAGGGCGAGGTGTCATCCACTGAACCGCCACTACCGGAACCGTCGGTAAACGGCCACTCGCCGGAAAAGTCGGCCTACTTCGAGGCGGTGCAACACTACATCTCGAACGTCGGCTGGGCCCTGCTCGAGATCAACTCGGAGGGTGTGATCGAATGTGCCACGGAGAACGTCCGCGACGTACTGCACTACTCGCGCACGGAGCTCCACGGACAGTCTATATATTCGTACCTGCATACTGGTGATCATTCAAAGCTGAGTCCTATTTTAAATAAGAATTCGTTTGAGCTAAACTGGGATCAAAATGAA ATGTTCTATCAGACGCCAAAGCGTACCATTCGTACTAAAATCCGTTGGTTACTGAGGGCGCCCGAAGGAGCAAACGAAACGATcgagcaaaagcagcagcgcTTGGAAAAGTACAAGGATCTGCTAATCATCTCTGCTCCTGTAAAGGATGATACGGAGGAATCGTCCTCGGTGCTCTGTCTAATTACACTACCCGAGGACGACCAGGCAACCATAGAAACCACCACCATGCCACAAACGCTAGACGAGCAGCTAACACTGAAGCTGGATACTAGCGGTAACATTATAG ATTATAACTCATCGACGCTAAGGAAACAGTTTGCAGGAAATCTTACCAAAGAAAGCATACGGTCAATCTACGACCTCTGCCACTATCAGGACCGACCGCGGCTGAACGAGCACCTGGGCAATGTCCGGTCGTCGAACGGTACGCCGCACGAGCTGACCTACCGGTTGCGCCTCGGCGGCCCGGACGTGTACGTGCACGTGAAAACGCAGTCCAAGCTGTTCCGCTGCACCAAACCAAACGAGACGGACTTCATCATGGCCATCTGTACCGTGCTGACGGAGAACGAGGTCGCCATGCTCTCGGCGGACAGTGGCGCGATGGCGATGGGTgtcggcggcagcagcagtggtggcCTTAGTGCAGCAATGAGCGGCAGTAACATTAACAATAACAatggcaacagcagcagtagcagcaatcCTACCTCATCCTCCTCATCCCTCGGTCTGCTGATGCCGAGCACGAGCGGCACTGTGACGGGCGGTGGCCTGAACGGTTCGAACGATGTCGTCGCCCGCCATATGGCCCAAATCACGCAGGGCGTCAGCAACATGGGCGGTCCGCTGATGTCGAGTGTGCTGAACGGGGGCGGCGGCAGTACTGTTGGTACGGGATCGAACGCGTCCGGCATgctcggcggtggcggcatgACCGGTGGCAGCATGAGTGTGGCCGGAGGCGGTATGGCCGGCCCGGGCGGTACCACACCCGGGTCGGCGGGCGGCTCCGgactgggtggtggtggtggtatgggTGCAGGGGCCGGCGGCATGGGCCCGTCCGCCGGCTCGATGGGCTCGATCGTATCGCCGCGCAGCAATCCCAACTCGTCCTCGCTGCTGTGCGGCCCCAACTCCGACAGCAGCAACTTCTTCAATACGGAGTTCGAGCTCGACTTTCCACATTCCACGTTCGACATGGAGGCGGTTGGGGTCGGGTGGGACTCGCGGCCCGACTCGCGCACCAGCGTCACGCCGGTCAGCACACCGCGGCCGCCGTCGGTTAGTGCGTACAGCCCGGCCGCTGCCCCGATGTGTGCGTCACCGATGACGCCGTACTACTCCGGCAGCACGATGGGCGGAATGCCCTCGCcctcgaacaacaacaacaacggtgtGCCGgggggtggtggcggtggcagcagtggcagcagtggCGGTGGGCTCATGAACCCAAGCCTTTccttaaacaacaacaataacaacacgAATAATAACAATACGGGGACGCCGTTCGGCACGAACGCGTTTCAGTTCCCGTTCGAGGACAGCAAGGACAAGCTGCAGGatttgcaacagcagcagcagcagcaacaacagcagcaacaccaccatccCCATATGTCGCCAATGCAACAGCATCAGTCAGCGATGtcggcgcagcagcagcagatggtaCAACGACAGCAAcatcaccaacagcagcagcagcagcaacacctaCAGCAACATCTGCAGCAGCAAAGTCAGCCACCGTCGAATACGCACGATTCGGAGCGGTTGCGGAATCTGCTTACAACCAAACGACCTCACTCAAATGCCTCATCCTCATCCGGTTTGGATATGGACCATGACCATCGGAATCCGAATCGAATTCTAAAG GGCTTGCTAAATTCGGAAGAAGATAAGGATACTAATGGCAATAAATTAAGTACCGCATCTCTTTCACAACGTATACCTCAGTCAGTTAGAGCTTCAACGCAGGGTAGTAataacggtggtggtggtggtggtgttagtGGGCTGGGATTAGCAACCCGCGCAGGAAATGAAACCAATAAATCCGGTAGCAATAATATGCTATTGCAG CTGCTCAACGACAAAAGTGATGATGACGAAAGTGACGCCCGCAACCGACAAGGTCCGAGCGAACTTCTAAAGCAGCTGCAAAAGGTTAAA GATGAGCCGAAGGAGCACAATCCGCCGCCATTGAACAATGAAGAACTCATCCAGATGCTACGGGTACAAAGCAACGATCGCAAACGGCCATCGACCGAGCCGGACGAGGGCGCCGCGGTCAAGCGCACGGACAACAGGCCGTCGAAGTTGCGCGAGCGCAACAAGATGCTGGCCTCGCTGCTGGCCAACCCGGCCAAAGCGCCAATGCCGATGCAAACCGCAATGCCGTTCAATCGCATCATCCCGGACATACCGAACTCGGGGCTGGCCCGCCAGCTCACGAACGTGTCGAGCTCGACGGCGCCGAATCAGACgctgaacaacaacaatcttACAACTAGCAACAATAATCTAAAACAAGTACAACAGCTGAACCAAATGCgcctacagcagcagcagcagcaacagcaacaacagcagcagcagatgcgcAAATCAGCTATGCCTTCTCAATCACAGCAGCCTCCAACATCCTCCGATATCTACCTcaaccatcagcagcagcagcagcagcaccatcatcagcaacaCCCCCAGACGCACCCGCAACacctgcagcagcatcatgcgcagcagcatcagcagcagcatcatgcgCAAGCGTcgatgctgcagcagcagcagatgttGGCCGCCCAGCGGCAGCAGAACTTCTCGCCCGCCATCCAGGACGCCGGCATTGGGTCGGCCGGGGGCGGTTCGTTTGCCACGGCGACACCCGCTACCTCCACACAGCTCGTCTCCGAGTGGGACCCGGAGCTCAACGAAATACTTAATCACGTGATCGAGATTGCACCGGAAGGCGACTTTGCCGAAAGTGAACTCAACAGTATCTTAG GCTTAAGTCCAATTGAATCATCCACATCGTCGGTTGTACCGTCACAGTCGTCCACCCAGCCAGACATACACGAAAAGCTGGCGATCAACGCGATCCAGAAGTCGTTGATGCAGTATGAAAACGTTAGCTCACCATTGCAACCGCAGCCCCAGCCCCAGTTCAGCGGCAGCCCACCGGCGTACCCGATGCACTCGATGGCGGGCGGAGCGAACAGCAGCGGCTCTGGTGCTGGTAgcagtggtggcggtggcggtggcggcggtggcggcggtggtatGAGCGGCGTAGGTCCTACCGGCAGCGGTCCCGGCAGCTCCGGCGGTACGGGCGGTCCGGGCATGAACTCTGGCAGCAGCGGCATGCAATCGTCACAGGCGGGGCCAAATCAAAACTTTACCCCTCCACCAGTGTACACGCAGCGGATGCGAATACCGCAGGGGCAGCTGGGCGGGGGCAACAATCCGGGTGTGCCGCAGAATTTGCTTGCAATGCAGAAGCTGCAGCATCAGAGCCGCGATCGGATTttgcaggagcagcagcggacgcggctgctgcagcagcagcagaagcagcagatgGTCGTTACGGTGAACTCGGCCGCGAACGCAGACCTTGGAC CTCCGAACGTTACACTGACCCGTGCAAATAACGTGCCGGATTCGCAGCTCAGTCCCGGCTTCTCACCGAGCCTGATGCAGCAACAGCTCAGTCCAAGTCAAAGGACGCAACTTAGTCCGCAACAAGCAG GATTCCAAGGCAACCCGTTCAACAACAATCCAGGCCATCGGTTATCTCCCCAGCTACAGCAGATGGTGTCCGGGTTTGGCAACGCAGGTGGCAACGTCAACCAGCAGCTATCACCGCGCCAGCCACCGTTCGGTGGCGGAGTCGGTGGCCCAGCGGTCAACCAACCGAATGTGGTCGTTCCGGGACAATcgccacaacagcaacagcagcagcagcaacaacagcaacaacaacagcagcaacaacagcagtggCAACAGAATGCGAACGCAAGGCTCTCTATCCAGCAGCAAAATCCGATGCTGAATGCTCAGCTTTCG tccGTGGGCGGATTCAACCCTGCCGCAAACCGACAGTTCGTCGGTCCGCCCCAGCGGCAGCGCGGTACGCTCAACAGTCCCGGCACGccccggcagcagcagaacgcGTTCGGCGGAACCATGGTCGACGGGGGTGGATTTCCCGGGCCACCGAGTCCCTCGCCGGTCGGCGTGTCCGCACCGAACTTTGCCAATCCCGTCTATGCCAACCAGCAGATGAGGCTCCAGCGGCAGGGCAGCGTGCCACCGCAGTCCACCCAGCACTTGCCAG GTCTCAACGGTGGTCATAatatcggtggtggtggtggcaataGTATTGgtggaggcggcggcggcaacggcggaggcggaggaggaggaaacgGACCCGGTCTAAGCAATGGTACGAACGCACCCAACACCGGCCTAAACCATTCGGAACTGGTGCGGCAGGAGCTGCGGGCCATTGTGAGTGGCCGGGCGCACCGGCCACCGTCGCACAGCCCGCACATGGGCCTGTCGCCCCTCGGTGCCATGTCCCTGCACGGCTGTGGCCCCGGTGAGGGCGGTGGTAGTAGTAATGGTGGAAACCATACCGGCTCCAACGCCACCAGCACCgtcggcagcagcaacggcactTGCGGTGGTTCGCTTTCCAACGCGTCCTCGGCTATGCTGGGCGgtatcggtggtggtggtggtagtgttggtggtggcggcggtagTAATGGGGGTGGAGGAACCGCACGAACATCCATGGCGGACGCTGGCACGTCCGGGGCGATGCTTCACAGCGGGGGCTCGACCGCGGGGCTCGATTCATCGATGCTGTACAATTTCCATCTCACCCAGAAAG AGTTTTTCGGAGGAAACACGAGTCGGTGA